One genomic window of Sardina pilchardus chromosome 15, fSarPil1.1, whole genome shotgun sequence includes the following:
- the LOC134102399 gene encoding golgin subfamily A member 6-like protein 26: MGFLWIFNCCKAQQEDDDAEQWFFARECEAVWYGFDSEWESIPDRKQRLKKYSLEDLKKQLELFGITIVEEKGQKKRKSEKKMKREYRKLLMRRMKIVETERARRSVQVGQRTKPEEKMDLVKREPNDLDQASENTHDEKQSLKTSEELTPQQQGLRATLRVEAQVNEKDSTDAQETGWKQELDLRTKTHWEKEEEEETDFIKINEEDDILKGGKREKSVIKECEVKLEESEKKQEHTDDGVASGTMATVSLELQNEDHEEKQEEATVKEERVNNDGKEKGEKKIEREKDIEVKEGKELNDEPLIEEKEEGVNVKGKEGQEEVTECVVEIKEDKPDVCQKEEPDVVVLEKERNGNQEKEEEKAAEKDMMRKDEKKERVEDDKEVDIKEKEELAEVQEEKKAEDMKVKEEQEKVEIMVERKQKQVDITDGTVAMEMRPEVSLMEDGKELMDNKGKEDEKKKAKEKEDMKVQKEQEEVKECVLEVEEKEKEDTDDGTVAVETTLKVSLESNTTINQEQQVKSRMPGCQGDKSKNKQAKHQVHNEVTEDNRRKQHMRYGQQHESQHRRGERRGTRQGVRGCWRDSNGCQTGPVGCWGDAKRCWKGPMAHEEEKEKQGMSLKEAQEEVKQCVEDGEEKEEENVYNRTVTMGTTLKIHLVIDRNTTTNEDQEVKKRARGCRGGKSKNKQMYNDMTEENKRRQGTKAGHQHEFEHQNRGVERQNKTEGVQAHWKGPQQEERQTREDNQKQTRNKHRYNMAARREWYAADACGRHTEETTRSDEKKRPHGSHGGIHWNKGGLVVERRGPVWAEHKNREGGQMQQEERGERMGERQGPHHHRETREHMKRRDTGRGIGGE, from the exons ATGGGATTTCTTTGGATATTTAACTGCTGTAAAGCACAGCAGGAGGATGATGATGCAGAACAATGGTTCTTTGCCAGGGAGTGTGAAGCAGTTTGGTATGGGTTTGACTCTGAATGGGAATCCATACCAGACAGAAAGCAGAGGCTTAAAAAATACAGCCTGGAAGATCTTAAGAAACAACTAGAACTGTTTGGTATCACTATAGTTGAAGAAAAAGGGCAAAAGAAGCGCAAGAgtgagaagaagatgaagagagagtatAGGAAACTTCTCATGCGAAGGATGAAGATAGTGGAGACTGAGAGGGCAAGAAGGTCAGTGCAAGTTGGGCAGAGAACGAAGCCAGAAGAGAAGATGGATTTGGTGAAGAGGGAACCAAATGACTTGGACCAGGCGAGTGAAAACACACATGACGAAAAGCAGAGCTTGAAGACATCTGAAGAGCTGACTCCTCAGCAGCAGGGTCTGAGGGCAACGCTGAGGGTGGAGGCCCAG GTGAATGAAAAAGACTCCACAGATGCACAAGAGACAGGATGGAAACAAGAATTAGACTTGAGGACCAAGACACActgggagaaggaggaagaggaagaaacagaCTTCATCAAGATCAATGAAGAGGATGACATCCTGAAGGGGGGAAAGCGTGAGAAAAGTGTTATAAAGGAATGTGAGGTGAAGTtagaggagagtgagaaaaaacAGGAACACACAGATGATGGTGTGGCCTCTGGGACAATGGCAACAGTCTCATTGG AGTTGCAGAATGAGGATCACGAGGAGAAGCAAGAAGAGGCCACAGttaaggaagagagagtgaacaacGATGGGAAA gagaagggagagaaaaagatagagagagagaaagacattgaAGTCAAAGAAGGAAAAGAGCTGAATGATGAACCGCTGattgaagagaaagaggaaggagtTAACGTGAAGGGAAAGGAAGGGCAAGAGGAGGTGACAGAATGTGTGGTGGAGATAAAAGAGGACAAGCCAGATGTGTGTCAAAAGGAGGAGCCAGATGTGGTGGTcttggagaaggagagg AATGGGAatcaagagaaggaggaggagaaggccgCAGAGAAGGATATGATGAGGAaagatgagaaaaaagaaagagtggagGATGATAAAGAGGTCGATATTAAAGAAAAGGAGGAGCTAGCGGAGGTGcaggaagaaaagaaagcagAGGACATGAAGGtgaaggaggagcaggagaaggtggAGATTATGGTGGAGAGAAAACAGAAGCAGGTGGATATAACTGATGGGACTGTGGCCATGGAGATGAGACCAGAGGTTTCCCTGA TGGAGGATGGAAAGGAGCTGATGGACAACAAAGGAAAGGAAgatgagaaaaagaaagcaaaggagaaggaggacaTGAAGGTGCAGAAGGAGCAAGAGGaagtgaaggagtgtgtgttggaggtagaggagaaagagaaggaagacaCAGATGATGGGACTGTGGCCGTAGAGACTACACTGAAGGTCTCTCTGG AGAGCAACACCACCATCAATCAAGAACAACAGGTGAAGAGCAGAATGCCAGGGTGTCAAGGCGATAAatccaaaaacaaacaagctaaACACCAAGTGCACAATGAGGTGACTGAGGACAACAGACGGAAGCAGCACATGaggtatggacaacaacatGAGTCCCaacacagaagaggagaaaggcgTGGTACAAGACAGGGAGTAAGAGGATGCTGGAGAGATTCAAATGGATGCCAAACAGGTCCTGTGGGATGCTGGGGAGATGCAAAGAGATGCTGGAAAGGTCCAATGGCAcatgaggaagagaaggagaagcagGGCATGAGCCTGAAGGAGGCGCAAGAGGAGGTGAAACAGTGTGTGGAGGacggagaagaaaaggaggaggaaaatGTATACAATCGCACTGTGACCATGGGAACTACATTGAAAATCCATTTGG TCATAGACCGCAACACCACGACAAATGAAGATCAAGAGGTGAAGAAAAGAGCGCGAGGGTGCAGAGGCGGAAAAtcgaaaaacaaacaaatgtacaatGACATGACTGAGGAAAACAAACGGAGGCAGGGCACAAAAGCTGGACATCAACATGAGTTTGAGCACCAAAACAGGGGAGtagaaagacaaaataaaacagaggGGGTGCAGGCACATTGGAAAGGTCCACAGcaggaagaaagacagacgAGAGAGGACAACCAAAAACAAACCAGAAACAAACACAGGTACAACATGGCGGCGAGGAGGGAATGGTACGCAGCAGACGCATGTGGACGCCACACAGAGGAGACGACGAGAAGCGATGAGAAGAAGCGACCACATGGGAGCCACGGGGGAATCCACTGGAATAAAGGAGGCTTGgtcgtggagaggagagggccagtTTGGGCAGAACACAAGAACAGAGAAGGAGGACAAatgcagcaggaggagagaggagagagaatgggtgAGAGGCAGGGCCCCCATCACcacagagagacgagagagcacatgaagaggagagacacaggaaGAGGAATAGGAGGAGAATGA
- the zgc:109982 gene encoding retinol dehydrogenase 8, translating into MNQKVVLITGCSSGIGLALAVRIAKDEKKRFMVYATMRNLAKAEALVEAAGKTLGRTLEVKQLDVCDEDSIKACVDSLPMRKVDILISNAGMGLIGPIECQTIDEMRTVMDTNFFGLIRLLKELLPDMKRRKKGHIVVISSVMGIQGILFNDVYAASKFACEGFCESLAVQALRFNLNITLIEPGPVITEFERKVYEEGMKIDLSKADKVTADMFTNIYLKNYGQIFESLGQTPEDVAEHTHKIITMDNPPFRHQTNTLYTPMTTLKYADPEGDLPIDTFYKMVFEHDKVFNASLNFLKLLRWRSRKSFTLEKDDKKS; encoded by the exons ATGAACCAGAAGGTCGTCCTCATCACTGGCTGCTCCTCAGGAATTGGCTTGGCGCTAGCAGTGCGCATTGCCAAGGATGAGAAGAAGAGATTCATGG TCTATGCCACCATGAGGAACCTTGCCAAAGCTGAGGCCCTTGTAGAGGCTGCAGGTAAGACCCTGGGACGAACCCTGGAGGTCAAACAGCTGGACGTGTGTGACGAGGACTCCATCAAGGCCTGTGTGGACAGTCTCCCAATGCGCAAAGTGGACATCCTCA TAAGCAATGCAGGGATGGGTCTTATTGGGCCGATCGAGTGCCAAACTATAGACGAGATGAGAACAGTCATGGACACCAACTTCTTCGGTCTGATTCGACTCCTCAAAGAACTTCTGCCAgacatgaagaggaggaagaaaggccACATTGTAGTCATAAGCAGTGTCATGGGCATCCAAG GCATTTTGTTCAATGATGTCTATGCTGCGTCCAAATTTGCTTGTGAAGGGTTCTGTGAGAGTCTTGCAGTTCAAGCACTGAGATTTAACCTGAA TATTACACTCATTGAGCCCGGCCCCGTCATCACTGAATTTGAACGTAAGGTCTACGAGGAAGGCATGAAGATAGACCTTTCAAAAGCAGACAAGGTGACGGCTGACATGTTCACCAACATTTACCTGAAAAACTATGGCCAGATCTTTGAGAGCCTTGGCCAGACGCCTGAGGATGTAGCAGAG cacacacacaaaatcatcacAATGGACAACCCGCCCTTCCGCCATCAGACAAACACTCTGTACACCCCAATGACCACTCTGAAGTACGCCGACCCGGAGGGAGATCTGCCCATTGATACTTTCTACAAAATGGTGTTTGAGCATGACAAGGTGTTCAATGCCAGCCTCAACTTTCTCAAGCTACTGCGCTGGAGGAGTCGCAAGAGCTTCACTCTGGAGAAAGACGACAAGAAATCCTAA
- the scinla gene encoding scinderin like a translates to MVFHKEFQTAGKEPGLQIWRVEKMDLKPVPKQLYGNFYTGDAYILLYTTAAPSYYIHMWMGNECSQDESGAAAIFATQLDDSLGGGPVQFREVQNNESITFLGYFKSGIKYKKGGVASGFQHVVTNDMNVKRLLHIKGRRAIRAAEVNMAWASFNRGDCFIIDLGKDIYQWCGSECNRFERLKASQVAIDIRDNERNGRAKLQMVEEGGEPQPIIDALGPKPAIPAGTPDDENVDRANKKKGVLYMISDAAGSMKTSLVAQASPFKQEMLSPSECYILDNGVDNKIFLWKGPTANTAERKAAMKAAEQFIKEKNYAKNTQIQVMPAGGETTLFKQFFSNWKDKDQTTGPSQAYTIGRIARVEQIPFDSSSLHSNKAMAAQHGMVDDGSGKVQIWRVEGGEKVPVDPSSYGQFFGGDCYLILYSYRTGGRDQHIIYTWQGLKCTQDELAASAFMTVKLDDSMGGAPVQVRVTQGQEPAHLMSLFKGKPMIIHLGGTSRKGGQSRAGSTRLFHIRQSTTRATRAVEVEPSAAFLNTNDVFVLKTPDSMFLWRGVGATEEEMAAAKHVTSFLGGSATEMAEGKEPAAFWSALGGKREYQSSRSLQKTVKPPRLFGCSNKTGRLIAEEVPGDFNQTDLATDDVMLLDTWEQIFLWIGNEANEVERTGSAKIAKEYVDSDPSGRHGTPIVTIKQGAEPPTFTGWFQAWDSKMWDTDPLERIRARF, encoded by the exons ATGGTTTTCCACAAAGAGTTCCAGACGGCCGGGAAGGAGCCCGGTCTGCAGATCTGGCGGGTGGAGAAGATGGACCTGAAGCCCGTGCCAAAGCAGCTCTATGGAAACTTCTACACTGGGGATGCCTACATCCTTCTCTACACCACTGCCGCCCCTTCCTACTACATCCACATGTGGATGG GTAATGAGTGCTCCCAGGATGAGAGTGGTgctgctgccatctttgccaccCAGCTGGATGACTCCTTGGGAGGTGGCCCAGTTCAGTTCCGGGAGGTCCAGAACAATGAGTCTATCACCTTCCTGGGCTATTTTAAGTCTGGGATCAAATACAAG AAAGGTGGGGTGGCGTCTGGCTTCCAGCATGTGGTGACCAACGACATGAACGTGAAACGCCTGCTGCACATCAAAGGCCGTCGGGCCATCAGGGCAGCAGAGGTCAACATGGCCTGGGCCAGCTTCAACCGCGGAGACTGCTTCATCATCGACCTGGGCAAG GATATCTACCAGTGGTGTGGTAGTGAGTGCAACCGCTTTGAGCGTCTGAAGGCCTCCCAAGTGGCAATCGACATTCGTGACAACGAGCGGAATGGACGTGCCAAGCTTCAGATGGTAGAGGAAGGAGGCGAGCCACAGCCCATCATTGAT GCACTCGGGCCCAAGCCCGCTATCCCAGCAGGAACTCCTGACGATGAGAATGTTGACAGAGCCAACAAGAAGAAGGGTGTTCTCTACATG ATCTCTGACGCTGCAGGCTCCATGAAGACCTCTCTGGTGGCCCAGGCCAGCCCCTTCAAACAGGAAATGCTCTCACCCAGCGAGTGCTACATTCTGGACAACGGCGTGGACAACAAGATCTTCTTGTGGAAAG GACCAACTGCAAACACTGCTGAGAGGAAGGCTGCCATGAAGGCTGCTGAGCAGTTCATCAAAGAGAAGAACTACGCCAAAAACACTCAG ATCCAGGTGATGCCGGCTGGCGGAGAGACCACCCTCTTCAAGCAGTTCTTCTCCAACTGGAAGGACAAGGATCAGACCACCGGACCTAGCCAGGCCTACACCATTGGGCGCATTGCCCGCGTGGAGCAGATCCCCTTcgactcctcctctctccactccaacAAAGCCATGGCAGCCCAACACGGCATGGTGGATGATGGCTCTGGGAAAGTCCAG ATCTGgcgtgtggagggaggggagaaggtTCCCGTGGACCCATCCAGCTATGGCCAGTTCTTTGGAGGAGACTGCTATCTGATCCTCTACTCATACCGCACGGGAGGGCGCGATCAGCACATCATCTACACCTG GCAAGGCCTGAAGTGCACTCAGGATGAGTTGGCTGCGTCTGCCTTCATGACTGTTAAACTGGATGACTCAATGGGTGGGGCTCCTGTCCAG GTACGTGTCACTCAAGGCCAAGAGCCCGCCCACCTGATGAGTCTGTTCAAGGGCAAGCCAATGATCATCCACCTGGGCGGGACCTCCCGCAAGGGGGGGCAGAGCCGTGCTGGGAGCACCCGCCTCTTCCACATCCGCCAGAGCACCACCCGTGCCACTCGTGCAGTTGAG GTGGAGCCCTCTGCTGCCTTCTTGAACACCAACGATGTGTTTGTGCTGAAGACGCCCGACTCCATGTTCCTGTGGAGGGGCGTGGGTGccacagaggaagagatggcCGCGGCCAAACATGTCACCAGCTTCCTGGGAGGAAGTGCAACTGAGATGGCAGAGGGCAAGGAGCCTG CTGCATTCTGGTCTGCCTTGGGCGGGAAGCGCGAATATCAGTCCTCTCGATCTCTTCAGAAGACAGTGAAGCCCCCACGCCTCTTTGGCTGCTCCAACAAAACAGGCCGTCTCATT GCGGAGGAGGTCCCTGGAGATTTCAATCAGACAGATTTGGCCACTGATGACGTGATGCTCCTGGATACTTGGGAGCAG ATCTTCCTCTGGATTGGCAATGAGGCCAATGAAGTGGAGAGAACTGGATCGGCTAAAATTG CTAAAGAGTACGTGGACTCTGATCCCTCTGGCCGGCACGGAACTCCTATCGTCACCATCAAGCAAGGCGCCGAGCCGCCAACCTTCACCGGCTGGTTCCAGGCCTGGGACTCCAAAATGTGGGACACTGACCCTCTGGAGCGCATCCGGGCTCGCTTCTAA